The window AACTATTGGCTACCTTACATAACGCAGGCGCATGGGGTGATATACCAAGACTTACCTTACCATCTGCCTTGTTGAACCCTACCTTAAAACCTGAAATAGCCACCTCTTATGAGGGGGGAATTGACCTGCATTTTTTCAACGATCGCCTTAGGTTTAGTGGAACTTACTATAAGGTCCAGAATGAAAACCAAATTCTAGGTATTGATTTACCACCATCCACTGGTTATACTTCAAAAAGAATCAATGCCGGTTTGTTGCAAAGTGAAGGGGTTGAATTATCTCTTGGAACCGATATTATCCGAAACAATAATTGGGACTGGTCAGTCAATCTGAATCTTACCCGTAACAGGACCAAAATTATTGAATTGGCTGATAATATGCCATATTACCCTTTATGGTCAGATGCCAGAGGGGGCTCATGGACATATGTGGGAGAAGAGATTGGGGATATTTATGATGCTGAGGTGGTAACTGTTAAAGATCCGGAATCACCCTATTTTGGTTATCCGATTTTGGATCAAACCGGAAAATGGCAAAGCATAGATGCGGTAAGTTCAAGAAATAAAATAGGTAATTTCAATCCGGATTTTGTATTGGGTATGCAAACTTCATTGTCTTACAAGAACTTTCATTTGAACTTGACTTTTGATTGGAGAAGTGGAGGTGACTTTGTGTCCCAAACCTACCGATTCGGTGAGGAGCATGGCAGGTCATCAGTATTCTTGGATAAGCTGATCAATCCGGGAGAATTGGAAGGAGAAGCACTGAAGAATTACCTTGTGGACAACCAGGAGTCTATGATTTTAATCAATGGCAACAATTTTCCACTAGTAGGTGGACCTACTCCTGAATACGGTAGTTATCCATTTACCTTTGGACCTTTTACCTTGCCTCATGGAGGTGTTTTCATACCGGGGGTGTATGCCACAGAATTTGATGACAATGGGAATCCTACTGCTTATGCCGAAAACCTGGGTGAAAATATTGGCGAGCCCGGAGGAACTTTAACCTTGCCTTATGCAGGTAGTACCGCCTGGAGTTTTGCTAGGGCATTCCTATATGATGCTTCCTTTGTGAAATTGAGAGAAGTTTCTTTTGGATATGATCTGCCCCAAACCTTTGCCAATTCACTAAAAATGCAGAATCTTAGTTTTTCTGTTTACAGCCGAAATATTATCCTTTGGACCGCAGCAAAAATTAATATAGATCCTGAGATGGCCTTTCAACCTTCTTCAGGAACCCAAGCAGGAACCCAATTCAAGCAAGGAATAGAAAGGTGGAATGTGATGCCTTGGGTGATGCCAATAGGGTTTAAAATAAATGCTACTTTTTAAATGTTAGTTTTCAACTGATAAACGAAATTACTATGATTATCAAAAATAAATTAATTTTCGGTTGGGCGCTTTTATTGCTGTGTACCTTTTCCTGTAAGGAAGATCTCATAGAGATGAATATTAACCCAAATGCTGCAAGCCCTGAGTCGGCCAATCCCAACCTTGTGCTGTCAACGGTATTGACTGAAGCAGGTAAAACGGTACTGGATCTTGGTTACCAAGACATCGCCGGAGTAATGCAACATACGCAAAAAGATGGCTGGTCCGGTTCTCATAATTCCTATGACTGGAACAGAAGCAACAGTTGGTCAGGATATTATGCCATTCTTAGAAACAACAAATTTGTATACGAAAAGGCTGTAGAACTGGATCAAGAACTGCATCAGGGAGTTACTTTGGTGATTCGCGGAATGATGTTCGGTTTGATTACAGATCTATGGGGGGATGCACCTTATTCACAAGCACTCAAAGGAGCTGAAGGAACCCCTGAGGGAACTTTTCCTGTATTTGATATGCAGGAAGACATTTATCGAGGTATTCTTGATGAATTGGAAATGGCAAATCAATTGCTATCCAAACCTCAATCCGCCTATAATAGCTCCATTGAAAGTGCAGACCCATATTTTTATGGAGATCCTGCCAAATGGCAAAAGATGGCCAATTCACTTAGACTTCGGTTTTACATGAGGTTGTCAGAGAAATTACCGGATTTTGCCAAGCAAGGTATAGAAGGAATTTTAGCCGATCCGGGTACCAACCCTATCATTACTGATCCGGGAGATGATGCGGCCATGTCTTTTAACACAGAAAGCGAAGGGAGCAGCTGGCCAAACAACACCAAATTTGATGTGGATGCAAGTAACTACAGGCGGTTAAAAATGTGCGAAACGTTGGTAGAAGCCATGCGGGCAAAAAATGACCCAAGACTTGGGGTTTGGGCCAATCCTGTGGAAATACCTTTGGTGGTGGATGCCAGTTTGCCTGCAGGAACCGATGTAATACAAGATGGAAAAAGATACCTTTCTCCTGATGTATTGGAAGCAAGGAATGTTGCCTTAGAAGACATCAGTCAAAACCAGGATTATGTAGGAATTCCCCCGGGAATAGCCGGAGCGCAAGTTTATAACCTAAGTCCGGATGCCAACCAAGCTGCATTTAATCCACATGTTTCATGGTTAAATGATCGATACAGAGAACCAAATGGACCTTTGTTAAAAGCCAGATTGATTTCTGCCACTGAAGTTAATTTTATTTTAGCTGAAGCAGCCTTAAAAGGTTGGGCTGTTGGAGGAACCGCAGAAGACTATTACAATAAAGCAATCCAGTCCTCTTTTGCTACTTGGGGCTTATCTGATCAAGCTGAAGTTTATCTTCAACAAGAAAATGTAATGTTTGATGGTACGGTTAAACAAATAATTGAACAAAAATGGATTTCTTCCTGGACCGCAGCAGCGGAATCTTGGTTTGATTACCGAAGAACAGGCTATCCCGAATTAGAGGCCGGGCCTTATACTATAAGATCCGCTATTCCTGTTCGTTTTTATTATATGACAGATGAGCGAAACCTCAATGAGGCAAATGCTGAGCTTGCCATAAGTCGATTGGAGACAACCAACTATTCAGAAGTAGATGGAGCCAATAGTGCTTGGTCAAAACCTTGGGTTATTCAGGGTACCGGTAAGCCATGGTAAATAATGAATTCAATTTTATAGGAAAAAGGACTTTTCGAAAGAAAAGTCCTTTTTTTGCTTATGGTTGGGCATTAGATTTGCTTATTCGCCTTAAATTGCAAAATAACCGCTCTTGCATTATGAAATTACTGAATTTAAAATCCCTTAATAGCTTATTTATTATTGCGCTCCTAGTACTGGGCTCTTGTACTAAAAATGTATCATTGACCAGGTTGATGCCTGCAGAAATTAACGTTCCAAACCATATACAACGATTATTAATTGTAGACAGGACCAAACCTGAAAGCCAAGGGGTAGCCATTATCGAAGGAATTCTTACAGGGGAGTTGCCTTTTGAAGTGAAGAATGCTATAGATGGAACCTTGGCTTCTGTGCAACAAGAGCTGAGTACCTCCCCACGGTATAAAATTGTAAGGGCCAATGAGCGGTTGACAGGCGGTTTATTTTCGCAAACATTTCCCAATCCATTGAATCGAGAAATGTTGCGGGCTCTTTGTATGCGTTACCAGGCAGATGCTGTATTGACCTTGGAAAAGTTCAGTTCGGATTTTGTCCTAACAGATAAGAAGATTACTATTAAGAAGGAGGTAGGCAAAGGTGAAGATGCCCGAACCATCGAAGTACCCGGGGTTTTGGTGGAAGGAGTTGCTACTGTTCGGGTAGGATTCAGGTTGTATGATCCTGAGAGCGGATCAATTTTGGATCAGGATGATCTGGTGAAAAATAACCTTTGGTCTGCCGAGGCTGAGACTAAGACCCAAGCAATGGCCTTGCTTATAGAAAAAGCGCAGGCTACCAGGTATGTTGGGCAGATGGCAGGTGCAGCCTATGTCCGGAGAATTGCTCCAATGTACCTCGATATAAACCGTACTTTCTATGCCAAATCAAAGAAAAATACCTATTTAGAAACAGGTGCACGCTATGCAGAGGTAGATAAATGGGGAAATGCCATCCAAAGTTGGGAAGAAGGTTTATCGTTTCCTGCTGACGAAAAAACCTATGGCAAGCTGTGCTATAATATTGCTTTGGGACAAGAGGTTCTTGGAGATTTGTTTTTGGCCAAGGAATGGGCAGCAAAAGCTTATACTCAGTATGGTTTTAAGCCGGGAAGGACCTACGCTGAGGAAATAGACCGTAGAATGATGGAAGATGAATTGCTTCACCAGCAATTGAGTTCTCCTCAAAATCAGTAAAATTAACCCGGATTAGGAAAAATGAATAACCTAACCCGGGTATAAATTTGTTTACTATTTATCCATTGAAATTTGTTCTGTTTCTCTTAATTCCTGGGCAGCTTCTACCATCAGTTTTAGCGCTTTTTCAGTTTCCTCCCACTTTCTGGTTTTAAGCCCACAATCGGGATTCACCCAGAGTTGGGCTGTAGGGACTACATCTTGCGCTTTTTTTATCAGTTGTACCATCTCCTTTTTACTAGGAACTCTAGGCGCATGAATGTCATAGACGCCGGGTCCTATTTCATTAGGGTATTTAAAATCTGCAAATGCATCCAATAATTCCATTTGAGATCGAGAACATTCGATGGTAATCACATCCGCATCCATGGCTGCAATGCTTGGCATGATGTCATTGAATTCTGAATAACACATATGCGTGTGGATTTGTGTGGCATCACTTACACCCGAGGAGGAAAGTCTAAAGGATTGAACAGCCCATTTTAGGTAGCTTTCCCATGCTGATTTCCTTAAAGGAAGTCCTTCCCTTATGGCAGGTTCATCAATTTGTATGATGTTGATTCCTGCTTTTTCAAGGTCTATTACTTCCTCCCTAATGGCCAAGGCGATCTGTTTACATGTTGTTGCCCGATCTTGATCATTTCGTACAAAAGACCATTGAAGGATGGTTACCGGCCCGGTTAACATGCCTTTTACTCGTCTTTTAGTTAAAGATTGAGCATAGGTAGACCAAAAAACTGTCATCGGTTTAGGTCTCGAAATGTCTCCATAAATGATCGGTGGTTTTACGCAGCGACTGCCATAACTTTGGACCCAGCCATACTGACTGAAGGTAAAACCGGCCAGTTGTTCACCAAAATATTCCACCATGTCATTCCTTTCGAATTCTCCATGCACCAATACATCTAAGCCTATTTCTTCCTGTTTTCTTATAACCGTTTCTGTGGCTTCTTTCAGTAAACCTTGATAGGTTTTCTTGTCTATAAAACCATTCTTGTATTGAGACCTCCACTTCCTAACTTCCCCTGTTTGGGGAAAAGAGCCAATGGTGGTGGTGGGTAATAGGGGGAGTTTAAGGAAATTCTTTTGGAGAATGCTTCTGGATGCATATTCACTCTTCCTTTTATCATCGGCAGGAGCAATGGATTCAACCTTTAGTTTTACGGCTTTATTATGGATTAAGTCTGAGTTTTTACGGTTAGCCATCGCATTCCTATTGGCCTCAAATTCCAAGAGTTGATTTTTTCCGGGATTAGGTAAAGATAGTTCTTGCAATAAGGTAACTTCCTTTAGTTTTTGTTTGGCAAATGCCATCCATCTTTTAATTTCCGGAAATAAGATGTCTTCTTTATTTTCCAGTTCCAAATCATATGGTACATGCAATAGGGAGCACGAGGGAGCAATCATTATTTTGTCTCGACCTAGGATACTAATGGCGTTGTTTAGGATTCTCAGCGATTGTTCTAAGTCATTTTTCCAAATGTTCCGACCGTCTACCAAACCTAAAGAAAGGCTTAAATTCTCCGGGATTTGGGGTACTAATTCTTCCAATTGTTCGGGGTTTCTGACCAAATCCAAATGCAGGGCACATACGGGAAGAGACAATGCCAAACCTGTATTGTCATTTAATCCTTCAAAATAGGTCGCCAGTAAAGTCTTTAGCTTGGGGAATGTTTTTCTGATGGTTTTATAGACCATAAGGAAAGCGTCTTTTTCCTTTTCACTAAGGTCCAAGCCTAATATTGGTTCATCAAATTGCACCCAATCTGCACCATTTTCTACCAGTTCTTTAAGGATTTCCAAATATACCGGTAGGAGGTTGTGAATAAGGTCAATTTTTTCAAAGCCATCGGTCTTCTCTTTTCCTAGCCAAAGGTAGGTCACAGGACCTATTAGGACCGGCTTGGCTTTGATTCCTAGTTCTATCGACTCCTTAAATTCTTCTACCACTTTTGAAGAATGATAACTGAAGCTTTGGTCTGCTGTGAATTCCGGTACCAAATAATGGTAATTGGTATCAAACCATTTGGTCATTTCCATAGCAGTAATGTCTAGCCCCTCTTTTTGATAACCTCTGGCCATGGCAAAATAGAGGTCCAGAGAGGAAAACTTCTTTTCCACTAGGGCTGCATACCTTTCAGGAATGGCTCCCACAGTTAGGGACATGTCCAGCACCTGATCATAAAATGAGAAATCATTGACAGGGATAAGGTCTATTCCCTGCTCTTGCTGCGTTTTCCAATTTTGAAAACGGATTTGTTTTCCGGCTTCTTCTAATGTTGTGCCGGAAATTTTGCCTGACCAATACTGCTCGCAGGCTTTTTTGAGTTCACGTTTGCTACCAATTCGCGGATAGCCTAGAATGTGCGTTTGCATGTTCTTTTAACTTTTTAATGTATAAAATGAGTTAAAAGCCCTTTGCTTTATTTCAAACGCTTTGAAGAAATGAGAGAGGAGTTGGAGGTAGATATTGATCAAATTTGGCACAATTATCCCATGGAAAACAATTGTTTTAGCTGATAATATCTAACCTGACACCAAACTTTAGATCGCGAAAGCGTTGTCAATTCGAAATAGGCAGGTCTCCTGACTTGTAACATTTTTACCTTCCTTCCCATTCTAAAAATTAGAACAGTGGATTTGCTATGGGTAAAAACCTTTGGGGTTACTTACAGTTGCGCGACAGTTCGTGATTCTCACACGATTCCCTATTAATTCACGTTAAGTAAAACCTATTTCGGTTGATAAAGAAATAATAAAAGAACTTATTGACCTCAAATGTAGCGCAGATAAATCAAATTTCCTGCAACAATTGTAAAAAGGACCATAAAAAAATAATCACATTACTATACTCGGTGTAATTTATAGGGGTAAACACCATCCGCATTCCATTGACAAACATAAAGGTTTTTGTCCCTATCCAGGCATACATCGTGGCAATGCTTAAACACTGCTTCCTCTTGTAGCATTAGATCCAGTTTTCCATTATTATAGGTGGGTCTAGTTCCTCCCGGATTAGAGATAACTTTGTTGTTTTCGTCCAAAATGGTAACAAAACCTTTGTTTAGGTGCATGTTATAATTTCCATCTTCCATCCCAAAACAAACGCCGGAATAGAGATTTTGCTCATCCAAAACAGGTCTGCTTATAAATGCACCGGGTAAGTAAATGTCTTCCAAGTATTCCCCATCTAAAGTAAATCGTTTAAAAGTATTTTTGATCCTTGCAGAGCAAAGTAGCGTCGGATTGACAGGGTCTCGGTAATCAATTGCTACGCCATGTGCCTGTTTAAATTTGTCGGGTTGGAGAAAACTGTCTCCGCCAAATTTGCGAATAAATTGACCTGCTTGGTCATATTGTAATATAAACTGAGAACCATAACCATCGGCCACATAAATATCCCCATTTGGCCCTATGGCTGTTTCGGTGGGTCGGTAAAAAGTTTGCTCATTATAAGCTCCAATTTTACCTGGATGGTCCAGTTCCATCAGGATTTTACCATCCATGGTGCATTTTACTACCTTCCCTAAACCGGTATCTGTGATGAACAGAAATTCTTCTCCACTTTCGGCTGAAATAGACAACCCATGGGCACCTGAAAAACCTAAGGTCCAAGAGTCCAATATTTTTCCTGAAGTATCATAAATCAGGACATTGTTTTTCGGATGGTCCGTTAACAATATCAGCCTGTTGGTTTTATCCAAGACCATCTCGTGGCAGTTATTGACCGGATGCTTGCTTCTCTCTGCTTTGCTCCAATTTTTTTCTACGCGGTATTGGAAATCACCATGACCCAGCAAGTCTTTTTGAAGCTGCGCTGCATTGGAATTGATATTGAATAGGGGTAGGCCGGCAGTAATCACAGCTCCACCGGTGATGAATTTTTGAATGAATTTTCTTCGTGAATGCATGAATTTTATTTATGCCAGGAGCTCATTGACTACATGTCCGTGGACATCTGTTAGCCTAAATCTTCTGCCTTGATGTTTAAAGGTTAATTTTTCATGGTCTATACCCAATAAGTGAAGCAAAGTGGCCTGAAAGTCATGAACATGCACAGGGTTTTTGGCTACATTGTAACTGAATTCATCGGTTTCTCCATAGACCATTCCTTTTTTTACTCCTGCCCCGGCCATCCACATGGTGAAGCATCCTGGGTGATGGTCTCTGCCATAATTAGTGGCAGTAAGCCTTCCTTGTGAAAAGCTTGTTCTACCAAACTCACCTCCCCAAACCACCAAGGTGTCTTCAAGGAGACCTCTTTGTTTGAGGTCTTGAATCAATCCGGCGGTGGCTTGATCCGTGCTTAAAGCTTGTCGTTTGATGCCGCTTGGTAAACTACCATGCTGGTCCCAGCCCATATGGTAAAGCTGAATAAACTTAACATCCCTTTCGGCTAATTTTCTTGCCTGAAGACAATTGGAGGCATAGGTGCCGGGAATTCTGGCATCTTCTCCATATAGCTCGTAAATATAGTCCGGCTCCTCGCTGGTGTCAACAGCTTCAGGTACAGAGTTTTGCATTTTATAAGCCATTTCATATTGGCTGATCTTCGATTGAATTTCCGGATCCTGCCATAAATCAAATTGTTTTTCATTGAGTTTCCCAATATGGTCGAGGGCACGGCGTCGGTCATGATCATGCACTCCGTGTGGATTATTGAGATACAAGACTGGGTCTTTGCCTGAGCGAAATTGAATACCTTGGTGGTGGGAAGGCAAAAAACCATTGCTCCAAGCATTGGAATTCAATGGTTGAGAACCGGGGCTTTTTGAGAGTAACACCACAAAATTGGGTAAATTCTCATTGTCGCTACCTAGTCCATAACTTAACCAAGAACCAATCGAAGGCCTGCCACTCAATTGAGAACCTGTTTGCATAAACATGACGGCAGGTTCATGGTTGATGGCTTCTGTGATCATGGACTTGACTATGCAAAGCTCATCGACCACCTTGGCGGTGTGGGGAAATATTTCACTAACCCAAGCCCCTGATTGACCATATTGTTTAAAATCATAGATTGATTTTACCAAAGGGAAAGTGGACTGATCCGCCACCATACCGGAGTTACGTTGGGTGCCCTGAACGGAGGGTGGAATTTCTTTTCCATGCCATTTTTCCAGCGAGGGTTTGTAGTCAAATGTTTCAATCTGAGAAGGACCTCCTGATTGAAAAAGGTAAATGACCCGTTTTGCCTTGGCAGGGAAATGGGTGCCTGTGTTAAGCCCTTGTGGTTTGTAAAGACCTGAACTGTCAGGGCTGTCTGCAAAGCCATATTGGTTACCAATGAGACTGGAGAGTGCCATTGCTCCAAATCCAAGTGAAGTTTTTTTCAAAAAGCCACGCCTGGTTTCTCCAAATTTATTGCTATTACTATCTCTCATGGCCATTATCTAATTGTATACCCGTCTGTAGTGTTCATGATTCCATTAATGACTGTTGCCAAAGAAGCGACCTTCACAGGATCCAATGATTCATCCACAGGTTTACTACCTGTGCTTAAGTAAGCCATGGCATCCCCTATATTCTGAGAAAATCTTTCTTCTTCTTCTTGATAAAACTGCTCAATTATTTCTAGCTCTTGAGTATCTGCTTGCCTGCCTGTACTTAAGATGAAGGCCTTGGCAAGTTGCTCTTGAGGTTTGTATTTTTTGATTAATTTTTCTGCAGCCACCCTTGCTGCCTCTACATATTGAGGATCATTTAACAAGACCAAAGCTTGTAATGGCGTGCTTGTTTCTGTCCTTCTAACTTTACACTCTGCCCTGTCACCAACATCAAAAATCATCATGGAAGGTGGGCCTGAAGTTCTTTTCCAAATGGTATATAGACTTCTTTTATATAGCCCTTCCCCGGGCTCTTGTAAGTATTTGTATCTCCAGGATTTGGTACTGATTTCATCCCAAAGTCCCTCCGGCTGGTAAGGGTAAGCGCTTTCGCTACTTGTATTATGCACGAGCAAACCGCTAATGGCAAGTGCATTGTCACGTACCATCTCTGCTGTCATCCTAAAACTCGGCCCTCTCGCCAGAAGCAAATTGTCAGGATCCTTTTCTAGTAAGTCCGGACTGTATTTGGAAGATTGACGGTAAGTAGCAGACATTACGATTAGTTTATGCATTTTCTTAATGTCCCAACCGGATTCACGAAATTGTACTGCCAGCCAATCCAGCAGTTCAGGATGTGTAGGCAAGCTTCCTTGGTTTCCAAAATCATCTGAAGTGACCACCAGCCCTTTACCAAAATGCATTTGCCAGATTCGATTGATAAAAACCCTTGCCGTCAAAGGGTTTTTAGGATCGAAAAACCATTTGGCAAGCCCCAGTCGGTTCTTAGGTAATTTTTCGTCATAAGGAAGTACTGTTTCAGGAATCCCCGGCTCCACTTGCTCCGTAGGTGCATTGTACATCCCTCGATCTAAAATAAAGGTTGGCCTAGGTTGTTCCAAGTCTCCCATGACCATTATTTCTTTGATGTCGGTAGTGGTTTTTGCCCTTTCTTTCCTTAAATTATTTAAGGAATTTTTTAGCTGTTTGGCTTGCGTATTGGAAGCATTGAAAAGGTAATCCGCGATGATTTGCCTTGCCTCCGGATCTTCACTTTTGGAAAGTAAAGCAGTGGCCTTTTGCGGATTGGCTTCAAAAAGTACTTCCAATGCACTCAATTCCTGATT of the Cyclobacterium marinum DSM 745 genome contains:
- a CDS encoding SusD/RagB family nutrient-binding outer membrane lipoprotein, with protein sequence MIIKNKLIFGWALLLLCTFSCKEDLIEMNINPNAASPESANPNLVLSTVLTEAGKTVLDLGYQDIAGVMQHTQKDGWSGSHNSYDWNRSNSWSGYYAILRNNKFVYEKAVELDQELHQGVTLVIRGMMFGLITDLWGDAPYSQALKGAEGTPEGTFPVFDMQEDIYRGILDELEMANQLLSKPQSAYNSSIESADPYFYGDPAKWQKMANSLRLRFYMRLSEKLPDFAKQGIEGILADPGTNPIITDPGDDAAMSFNTESEGSSWPNNTKFDVDASNYRRLKMCETLVEAMRAKNDPRLGVWANPVEIPLVVDASLPAGTDVIQDGKRYLSPDVLEARNVALEDISQNQDYVGIPPGIAGAQVYNLSPDANQAAFNPHVSWLNDRYREPNGPLLKARLISATEVNFILAEAALKGWAVGGTAEDYYNKAIQSSFATWGLSDQAEVYLQQENVMFDGTVKQIIEQKWISSWTAAAESWFDYRRTGYPELEAGPYTIRSAIPVRFYYMTDERNLNEANAELAISRLETTNYSEVDGANSAWSKPWVIQGTGKPW
- a CDS encoding DUF6340 family protein; translation: MKLLNLKSLNSLFIIALLVLGSCTKNVSLTRLMPAEINVPNHIQRLLIVDRTKPESQGVAIIEGILTGELPFEVKNAIDGTLASVQQELSTSPRYKIVRANERLTGGLFSQTFPNPLNREMLRALCMRYQADAVLTLEKFSSDFVLTDKKITIKKEVGKGEDARTIEVPGVLVEGVATVRVGFRLYDPESGSILDQDDLVKNNLWSAEAETKTQAMALLIEKAQATRYVGQMAGAAYVRRIAPMYLDINRTFYAKSKKNTYLETGARYAEVDKWGNAIQSWEEGLSFPADEKTYGKLCYNIALGQEVLGDLFLAKEWAAKAYTQYGFKPGRTYAEEIDRRMMEDELLHQQLSSPQNQ
- the metE gene encoding 5-methyltetrahydropteroyltriglutamate--homocysteine S-methyltransferase, whose product is MQTHILGYPRIGSKRELKKACEQYWSGKISGTTLEEAGKQIRFQNWKTQQEQGIDLIPVNDFSFYDQVLDMSLTVGAIPERYAALVEKKFSSLDLYFAMARGYQKEGLDITAMEMTKWFDTNYHYLVPEFTADQSFSYHSSKVVEEFKESIELGIKAKPVLIGPVTYLWLGKEKTDGFEKIDLIHNLLPVYLEILKELVENGADWVQFDEPILGLDLSEKEKDAFLMVYKTIRKTFPKLKTLLATYFEGLNDNTGLALSLPVCALHLDLVRNPEQLEELVPQIPENLSLSLGLVDGRNIWKNDLEQSLRILNNAISILGRDKIMIAPSCSLLHVPYDLELENKEDILFPEIKRWMAFAKQKLKEVTLLQELSLPNPGKNQLLEFEANRNAMANRKNSDLIHNKAVKLKVESIAPADDKRKSEYASRSILQKNFLKLPLLPTTTIGSFPQTGEVRKWRSQYKNGFIDKKTYQGLLKEATETVIRKQEEIGLDVLVHGEFERNDMVEYFGEQLAGFTFSQYGWVQSYGSRCVKPPIIYGDISRPKPMTVFWSTYAQSLTKRRVKGMLTGPVTILQWSFVRNDQDRATTCKQIALAIREEVIDLEKAGINIIQIDEPAIREGLPLRKSAWESYLKWAVQSFRLSSSGVSDATQIHTHMCYSEFNDIMPSIAAMDADVITIECSRSQMELLDAFADFKYPNEIGPGVYDIHAPRVPSKKEMVQLIKKAQDVVPTAQLWVNPDCGLKTRKWEETEKALKLMVEAAQELRETEQISMDK
- a CDS encoding NHL repeat-containing protein; translated protein: MHSRRKFIQKFITGGAVITAGLPLFNINSNAAQLQKDLLGHGDFQYRVEKNWSKAERSKHPVNNCHEMVLDKTNRLILLTDHPKNNVLIYDTSGKILDSWTLGFSGAHGLSISAESGEEFLFITDTGLGKVVKCTMDGKILMELDHPGKIGAYNEQTFYRPTETAIGPNGDIYVADGYGSQFILQYDQAGQFIRKFGGDSFLQPDKFKQAHGVAIDYRDPVNPTLLCSARIKNTFKRFTLDGEYLEDIYLPGAFISRPVLDEQNLYSGVCFGMEDGNYNMHLNKGFVTILDENNKVISNPGGTRPTYNNGKLDLMLQEEAVFKHCHDVCLDRDKNLYVCQWNADGVYPYKLHRV
- a CDS encoding DUF1501 domain-containing protein, with product MAMRDSNSNKFGETRRGFLKKTSLGFGAMALSSLIGNQYGFADSPDSSGLYKPQGLNTGTHFPAKAKRVIYLFQSGGPSQIETFDYKPSLEKWHGKEIPPSVQGTQRNSGMVADQSTFPLVKSIYDFKQYGQSGAWVSEIFPHTAKVVDELCIVKSMITEAINHEPAVMFMQTGSQLSGRPSIGSWLSYGLGSDNENLPNFVVLLSKSPGSQPLNSNAWSNGFLPSHHQGIQFRSGKDPVLYLNNPHGVHDHDRRRALDHIGKLNEKQFDLWQDPEIQSKISQYEMAYKMQNSVPEAVDTSEEPDYIYELYGEDARIPGTYASNCLQARKLAERDVKFIQLYHMGWDQHGSLPSGIKRQALSTDQATAGLIQDLKQRGLLEDTLVVWGGEFGRTSFSQGRLTATNYGRDHHPGCFTMWMAGAGVKKGMVYGETDEFSYNVAKNPVHVHDFQATLLHLLGIDHEKLTFKHQGRRFRLTDVHGHVVNELLA